In a genomic window of Alphaproteobacteria bacterium:
- the rplV gene encoding 50S ribosomal protein L22, whose translation MTKVAKVKPSGKRLENEAIAKARYIKGGERKLNLLAQLIRGKSAAKALIDLEFSQRRVAREVKKVLEAAIANAENNHNLDVDRLFIKEAIVGKTMVMGRLHTRGRGRSAPIEKPFCNITIRVEERAAEEKKAKKAAKGEKKEGKKPAAKAADKKQAE comes from the coding sequence ATGACCAAAGTTGCAAAAGTAAAACCCTCGGGCAAACGCCTCGAAAACGAAGCGATCGCGAAAGCGCGCTACATTAAAGGCGGCGAGCGCAAGCTCAACCTGCTGGCGCAGCTCATCCGCGGCAAATCGGCCGCGAAAGCGCTCATCGACCTCGAATTCTCGCAGCGCCGCGTCGCCCGCGAAGTGAAGAAGGTCCTCGAGGCAGCGATCGCCAACGCCGAGAACAATCACAACCTCGACGTTGACCGCCTGTTCATCAAGGAAGCGATCGTCGGCAAGACCATGGTCATGGGCCGCCTGCACACGCGCGGCCGCGGCCGTTCGGCGCCGATCGAAAAGCCTTTCTGCAACATCACCATCCGCGTTGAAGAGCGCGCCGCAGAAGAGAAAAAAGCCAAAAAAGCCGCTAAAGGCGAGAAAAAAGAGGGCAAGAAGCCCGCTGCCAAAGCTGCTGACAAGAAACAAGCCGAGTAA